A genomic region of Anopheles coustani chromosome 3, idAnoCousDA_361_x.2, whole genome shotgun sequence contains the following coding sequences:
- the LOC131272341 gene encoding lon protease homolog, mitochondrial isoform X2 has product MIQILRNAACTPLKSLTRYIRPAVFACDRVQFSTYRSSVINNPAFNRSNGRLILALRNAALYGNSRSFCSKNDSSSDDPVDPPVEPPVTFTNQLPATVAIPEVWPHLPVIATKRNPVFPRFMKILEVSNPMLIDLLRRKVKLNQPYVGIFLKRDDDNPNEVMETLKEVYDVGTFAQIQEMQDLGDRLRLVVTAHRRIKIVGQLYEDLDAPAPGKDEPDAEKRRRKHKLRNKQIRNANNDHSADGTPVEEAPKRRLLKDGEQQPLLMVEVENVKHESFKHTEEVKALTQEVIKTIRDIITMNPLYRESLQQMLHQNQRVVDNPVYLCDLGASLSAAEPAELQEILEEMDIPKRLMLSLSMLKKELELSKLQAKIGREVEEKVKQQHRKYILQEQLKVIKKELGIEKDDKDAIGEKYRERIKDKVVPKAVADVIEEELTKLNFLESHSSEFNVTRNYLDWLTTLPWGVMSEENLDIDQATKILDEDHYGMEDIKKRILEFIAVSQLKGTTQGKILCFYGPPGVGKTSIARSIAKALNREYFRFSVGGMTDVAEIKGHRRTYVGAMPGKLIQCLKKTKTENPLVLIDEVDKIGRGYQGDPSSALLELLDPEQNVNFLDHYLDVPVDLSKVLFICTANVIDTIPEPLRDRMEMIDMSGYVAEEKLAIAKQYLIPQAMRDSGVEDKHINITDDALNVLIRSYCRESGVRNLQKQVEKIVRKVAFKVVRKEAEFTEVSGGNLSDLLGKPIFTHDRMYDITPPGVVMGLAWTAMGGSALYIETAKRKHLEPADGVDSKPVPSDGTLELTGHLGDVMKESARISLTVARNFIKQTDPSNNFLECSHLHLHVPEGATPKDGPSAGVTIVTALLSLAKSQPIRQNVAMTGEVSLMGKVLPVGGIKEKTIAAKRSGVNCIILPEDNKKDFTDLPAFITEGLEVHYATTYADVYRIVFPES; this is encoded by the exons ATGATCCAAATACTTAGGAATGCAGCTTGTACGCCATTAAAGAGTTTAACACGATACATACGGCCGGCTGTATTCGCATGCGATAGAGTTCAGTTCAGTACATATCGATCGTCAGTGATCAATAATCCCGCATTTAATCGTTCGAATGGAAGGCTGATACTGGCACTACGCAATGCAGCACTGTATGGAAACTCTAGAAGCTTTTGCAGCAAAAATGATTCTAGTTCCGATGATCCAGTTGATCCGCCGGTGGAGCCTCCAGTCACTTTCACGAATCAGCTGCCAGCCACCGTAGCTATTCCAGAAGTATGGCCCCATTTACCAGTCATAGCCACTAAGCGAAACCCCGTGTTTCCGCGTTTTATGAAAATCCTTGAG GTATCAAATCCAATGTTGATTGATTTGCTACGACGCAAAGTGAAGCTGAATCAGCCGTATGTAGGCATTTTCCTAAAACGGGACGATGACAACCCGAACGAGGTGATGGAAACATTGAAAGAGGTGTACGACGTGGGTACATTTGCACAAATCCAAGAAATGCAGGATCTCGGCGACCGCTTACGGTTGGTAGTTACGGCGCACAGGCGCATCAAAATCGTTGGTCAACTTTATGAAGACTTGGACGCACCGGCACCAGGCAAGG ACGAACCGGATGCGGAGAAGCGTCGAAGAAAGCACAAACTGAGGAACAAACAAATACGCAACGCAAACAACGATCACTCGGCGGACGGTACGCCAGTGGAGGAAGCCCCAAAGCGCCGACTACTGAAAGATGGTGAACAACAGCCGCTGCTTATGGTTGAGGTAGAAAACGTGAAACATGAGAGCTTCAAACATACGGAGGAAGTTAAAGCATTAACACAAGAAGTGATTAAAACTATTCGTGATATTATTACCATGAATCCGTTGTACCG TGAAAGTCTTCAGCAGATGCTGCATCAAAACCAGCGTGTAGTGGACAATCCGGTTTATTTGTGCGATCTGGGAGCATCTCTGTCGGCAGCGGAACCGGCCGAGCTGCAGGAGATCTTGGAAGAAATGGAT ATTCCTAAACGTTTGATGCTTTCATTGTCGATGTTGAAGAAAGAGCTAGAACTTTCCAAGTTACAGGCAAAGATTGGCCGTGAGGTGGAGGAAAAGGTAAAACAGCAGCACCGCAAATACATCCTGCAGGAACAGCTGAAGGTAATCAAAAAGGAGCTCGGTATCGAGAAAGATGATAAAGACGCTATCGGAGAAAAATACCGCGAGCGGATAAAGGATAAAGTTGTACCCAAGGCCGTTGCCGATGTCATTGAGGAGGAACTGACAAAGCTCAACTTTCTCGAAAGTCATAGCTCGGAGTTTAA TGTTACGAGGAATTATTTAGACTGGTTAACCACACTACCGTGGGGTGTAATGAGTGAGGAAAACTTGGACATCGATCAGGCGACCAAAATATTGGACGAAGATCACTACGGTATGGaggacatcaaaaaacgtattcTCGAGTTTATCGCCGTTAGTCAGCTGAAGGGAACGACACAAGGCAAAATCCTTTGCTTCTATGGTCCTCCGGGTGTGGGAAAAACCAGTATAGCCCGATCAATCGCGAAAGCTCTGAACAGGGAGTACTTCCGGTTTAGTGTGGGCGGTATGACGGATGTGGCAGAAATTAAGGGACACCGCCGGACATACGTCGGTGCTATGCCGGGCAAATTGAtacaatgtttgaaaaaaactaAGACCGAAAATCCTTTAGTTTTGATCGACGAGGTGGACAAAATCGGAAG GGGATACCAGGGTGATCCCAGTTCTGCATTGCTCGAGTTGCTCGATCCGgaacaaaatgtaaatttcttGGATCACTATCTGGACGTGCCAGTCGACCTATCGAAGGTTCTATTCATCTGCACGGCGAATGTAATTGACACGATACCCGAGCCCCTGCGCGATCGAATGGAAATGATTGATATGTCAg GATATGTTGCCGAAGAAAAGCTAGCCATTGCCAAACAGTACCTCATTCCGCAAGCGATGAGAGACAGTGGAGTCGAAGATAAGCACATCAACATAACCGACGATGCGTTGAATGTGCTGATCAGAAGTTACTGCCGTGAATCGGGAGTACGCAACTTGCAAAAGCAAGTTGAGAAGATCGTACGCAAAGTAGCCTTCAAGGTCGTGCGAAAGGAGGCTGAGTTTACTGAAGTTTCCGGTGGCAATCTGAGCGATTTGCTCGGAAAACCCATATTTACACATGATCGTATGTATGACATTACACCACCGGGAGTGGTAATGGGTCTCGCATGGACTGCTATGGGTGGCTCGGCTTTGTACATTGAAACGGCGAAGCGTAAGCATTTAGAGCCGGCGGACGGTGTCGACTCCAAGCCGGTGCCCAGCGACGGCACCCTCGAATTGACCGGCCATCTCGGTGACGTAATGAAGGAATCAGCACGGATATCGCTGACGGTCGCCCGAAACTTCATCAAGCAGACCGATCCGTCGAATAATTTCCTCGAGTGTAGCCATCTGCATCTGCATGTCCCCGAGGGAGCCACTCCGAAGGATGGTCCAAGTGCGGGCGTAACCATTGTGACTGCACTGCTTTCGTTAGCCAAGAGTCAACCGATACGGCAAAATGTAGCTATGACTGGAGAAGTTTCACTCATGGGAAAAGTACTACCTGTTGGAGGAATCAAGGAAAAGACGATCGCTGCCAAACGAAGCGGTGTGAACTGCATCATCCTACCGGAGGACAATAAGAAAGATTTCACCGACCTACCAGCGTTCATTACTGAAGGCTTAGAGGTACACTATGCTACCACGTATGCGGATGTGTATCGAATTGTGTTCCCTGAAAGCTAA
- the LOC131272341 gene encoding lon protease homolog, mitochondrial isoform X1, producing the protein MIQILRNAACTPLKSLTRYIRPAVFACDRVQFSTYRSSVINNPAFNRSNGRLILALRNAALYGNSRSFCSKNDSSSDDPVDPPVEPPVTFTNQLPATVAIPEVWPHLPVIATKRNPVFPRFMKILEVSNPMLIDLLRRKVKLNQPYVGIFLKRDDDNPNEVMETLKEVYDVGTFAQIQEMQDLGDRLRLVVTAHRRIKIVGQLYEDLDAPAPGKEMSIKYPFFKTQIGVSVDEPDAEKRRRKHKLRNKQIRNANNDHSADGTPVEEAPKRRLLKDGEQQPLLMVEVENVKHESFKHTEEVKALTQEVIKTIRDIITMNPLYRESLQQMLHQNQRVVDNPVYLCDLGASLSAAEPAELQEILEEMDIPKRLMLSLSMLKKELELSKLQAKIGREVEEKVKQQHRKYILQEQLKVIKKELGIEKDDKDAIGEKYRERIKDKVVPKAVADVIEEELTKLNFLESHSSEFNVTRNYLDWLTTLPWGVMSEENLDIDQATKILDEDHYGMEDIKKRILEFIAVSQLKGTTQGKILCFYGPPGVGKTSIARSIAKALNREYFRFSVGGMTDVAEIKGHRRTYVGAMPGKLIQCLKKTKTENPLVLIDEVDKIGRGYQGDPSSALLELLDPEQNVNFLDHYLDVPVDLSKVLFICTANVIDTIPEPLRDRMEMIDMSGYVAEEKLAIAKQYLIPQAMRDSGVEDKHINITDDALNVLIRSYCRESGVRNLQKQVEKIVRKVAFKVVRKEAEFTEVSGGNLSDLLGKPIFTHDRMYDITPPGVVMGLAWTAMGGSALYIETAKRKHLEPADGVDSKPVPSDGTLELTGHLGDVMKESARISLTVARNFIKQTDPSNNFLECSHLHLHVPEGATPKDGPSAGVTIVTALLSLAKSQPIRQNVAMTGEVSLMGKVLPVGGIKEKTIAAKRSGVNCIILPEDNKKDFTDLPAFITEGLEVHYATTYADVYRIVFPES; encoded by the exons ATGATCCAAATACTTAGGAATGCAGCTTGTACGCCATTAAAGAGTTTAACACGATACATACGGCCGGCTGTATTCGCATGCGATAGAGTTCAGTTCAGTACATATCGATCGTCAGTGATCAATAATCCCGCATTTAATCGTTCGAATGGAAGGCTGATACTGGCACTACGCAATGCAGCACTGTATGGAAACTCTAGAAGCTTTTGCAGCAAAAATGATTCTAGTTCCGATGATCCAGTTGATCCGCCGGTGGAGCCTCCAGTCACTTTCACGAATCAGCTGCCAGCCACCGTAGCTATTCCAGAAGTATGGCCCCATTTACCAGTCATAGCCACTAAGCGAAACCCCGTGTTTCCGCGTTTTATGAAAATCCTTGAG GTATCAAATCCAATGTTGATTGATTTGCTACGACGCAAAGTGAAGCTGAATCAGCCGTATGTAGGCATTTTCCTAAAACGGGACGATGACAACCCGAACGAGGTGATGGAAACATTGAAAGAGGTGTACGACGTGGGTACATTTGCACAAATCCAAGAAATGCAGGATCTCGGCGACCGCTTACGGTTGGTAGTTACGGCGCACAGGCGCATCAAAATCGTTGGTCAACTTTATGAAGACTTGGACGCACCGGCACCAGGCAAGG AAATGTCTATAAAATATCCGTTCTTTAAAACGCAAATCGGGGTTTCGGTAGACGAACCGGATGCGGAGAAGCGTCGAAGAAAGCACAAACTGAGGAACAAACAAATACGCAACGCAAACAACGATCACTCGGCGGACGGTACGCCAGTGGAGGAAGCCCCAAAGCGCCGACTACTGAAAGATGGTGAACAACAGCCGCTGCTTATGGTTGAGGTAGAAAACGTGAAACATGAGAGCTTCAAACATACGGAGGAAGTTAAAGCATTAACACAAGAAGTGATTAAAACTATTCGTGATATTATTACCATGAATCCGTTGTACCG TGAAAGTCTTCAGCAGATGCTGCATCAAAACCAGCGTGTAGTGGACAATCCGGTTTATTTGTGCGATCTGGGAGCATCTCTGTCGGCAGCGGAACCGGCCGAGCTGCAGGAGATCTTGGAAGAAATGGAT ATTCCTAAACGTTTGATGCTTTCATTGTCGATGTTGAAGAAAGAGCTAGAACTTTCCAAGTTACAGGCAAAGATTGGCCGTGAGGTGGAGGAAAAGGTAAAACAGCAGCACCGCAAATACATCCTGCAGGAACAGCTGAAGGTAATCAAAAAGGAGCTCGGTATCGAGAAAGATGATAAAGACGCTATCGGAGAAAAATACCGCGAGCGGATAAAGGATAAAGTTGTACCCAAGGCCGTTGCCGATGTCATTGAGGAGGAACTGACAAAGCTCAACTTTCTCGAAAGTCATAGCTCGGAGTTTAA TGTTACGAGGAATTATTTAGACTGGTTAACCACACTACCGTGGGGTGTAATGAGTGAGGAAAACTTGGACATCGATCAGGCGACCAAAATATTGGACGAAGATCACTACGGTATGGaggacatcaaaaaacgtattcTCGAGTTTATCGCCGTTAGTCAGCTGAAGGGAACGACACAAGGCAAAATCCTTTGCTTCTATGGTCCTCCGGGTGTGGGAAAAACCAGTATAGCCCGATCAATCGCGAAAGCTCTGAACAGGGAGTACTTCCGGTTTAGTGTGGGCGGTATGACGGATGTGGCAGAAATTAAGGGACACCGCCGGACATACGTCGGTGCTATGCCGGGCAAATTGAtacaatgtttgaaaaaaactaAGACCGAAAATCCTTTAGTTTTGATCGACGAGGTGGACAAAATCGGAAG GGGATACCAGGGTGATCCCAGTTCTGCATTGCTCGAGTTGCTCGATCCGgaacaaaatgtaaatttcttGGATCACTATCTGGACGTGCCAGTCGACCTATCGAAGGTTCTATTCATCTGCACGGCGAATGTAATTGACACGATACCCGAGCCCCTGCGCGATCGAATGGAAATGATTGATATGTCAg GATATGTTGCCGAAGAAAAGCTAGCCATTGCCAAACAGTACCTCATTCCGCAAGCGATGAGAGACAGTGGAGTCGAAGATAAGCACATCAACATAACCGACGATGCGTTGAATGTGCTGATCAGAAGTTACTGCCGTGAATCGGGAGTACGCAACTTGCAAAAGCAAGTTGAGAAGATCGTACGCAAAGTAGCCTTCAAGGTCGTGCGAAAGGAGGCTGAGTTTACTGAAGTTTCCGGTGGCAATCTGAGCGATTTGCTCGGAAAACCCATATTTACACATGATCGTATGTATGACATTACACCACCGGGAGTGGTAATGGGTCTCGCATGGACTGCTATGGGTGGCTCGGCTTTGTACATTGAAACGGCGAAGCGTAAGCATTTAGAGCCGGCGGACGGTGTCGACTCCAAGCCGGTGCCCAGCGACGGCACCCTCGAATTGACCGGCCATCTCGGTGACGTAATGAAGGAATCAGCACGGATATCGCTGACGGTCGCCCGAAACTTCATCAAGCAGACCGATCCGTCGAATAATTTCCTCGAGTGTAGCCATCTGCATCTGCATGTCCCCGAGGGAGCCACTCCGAAGGATGGTCCAAGTGCGGGCGTAACCATTGTGACTGCACTGCTTTCGTTAGCCAAGAGTCAACCGATACGGCAAAATGTAGCTATGACTGGAGAAGTTTCACTCATGGGAAAAGTACTACCTGTTGGAGGAATCAAGGAAAAGACGATCGCTGCCAAACGAAGCGGTGTGAACTGCATCATCCTACCGGAGGACAATAAGAAAGATTTCACCGACCTACCAGCGTTCATTACTGAAGGCTTAGAGGTACACTATGCTACCACGTATGCGGATGTGTATCGAATTGTGTTCCCTGAAAGCTAA
- the LOC131272341 gene encoding lon protease homolog, mitochondrial isoform X3, whose translation MKTWTHRHQARVEMSIKYPFFKTQIGVSVDEPDAEKRRRKHKLRNKQIRNANNDHSADGTPVEEAPKRRLLKDGEQQPLLMVEVENVKHESFKHTEEVKALTQEVIKTIRDIITMNPLYRESLQQMLHQNQRVVDNPVYLCDLGASLSAAEPAELQEILEEMDIPKRLMLSLSMLKKELELSKLQAKIGREVEEKVKQQHRKYILQEQLKVIKKELGIEKDDKDAIGEKYRERIKDKVVPKAVADVIEEELTKLNFLESHSSEFNVTRNYLDWLTTLPWGVMSEENLDIDQATKILDEDHYGMEDIKKRILEFIAVSQLKGTTQGKILCFYGPPGVGKTSIARSIAKALNREYFRFSVGGMTDVAEIKGHRRTYVGAMPGKLIQCLKKTKTENPLVLIDEVDKIGRGYQGDPSSALLELLDPEQNVNFLDHYLDVPVDLSKVLFICTANVIDTIPEPLRDRMEMIDMSGYVAEEKLAIAKQYLIPQAMRDSGVEDKHINITDDALNVLIRSYCRESGVRNLQKQVEKIVRKVAFKVVRKEAEFTEVSGGNLSDLLGKPIFTHDRMYDITPPGVVMGLAWTAMGGSALYIETAKRKHLEPADGVDSKPVPSDGTLELTGHLGDVMKESARISLTVARNFIKQTDPSNNFLECSHLHLHVPEGATPKDGPSAGVTIVTALLSLAKSQPIRQNVAMTGEVSLMGKVLPVGGIKEKTIAAKRSGVNCIILPEDNKKDFTDLPAFITEGLEVHYATTYADVYRIVFPES comes from the exons ATGAAGACTTGGACGCACCGGCACCAGGCAAGGGTAG AAATGTCTATAAAATATCCGTTCTTTAAAACGCAAATCGGGGTTTCGGTAGACGAACCGGATGCGGAGAAGCGTCGAAGAAAGCACAAACTGAGGAACAAACAAATACGCAACGCAAACAACGATCACTCGGCGGACGGTACGCCAGTGGAGGAAGCCCCAAAGCGCCGACTACTGAAAGATGGTGAACAACAGCCGCTGCTTATGGTTGAGGTAGAAAACGTGAAACATGAGAGCTTCAAACATACGGAGGAAGTTAAAGCATTAACACAAGAAGTGATTAAAACTATTCGTGATATTATTACCATGAATCCGTTGTACCG TGAAAGTCTTCAGCAGATGCTGCATCAAAACCAGCGTGTAGTGGACAATCCGGTTTATTTGTGCGATCTGGGAGCATCTCTGTCGGCAGCGGAACCGGCCGAGCTGCAGGAGATCTTGGAAGAAATGGAT ATTCCTAAACGTTTGATGCTTTCATTGTCGATGTTGAAGAAAGAGCTAGAACTTTCCAAGTTACAGGCAAAGATTGGCCGTGAGGTGGAGGAAAAGGTAAAACAGCAGCACCGCAAATACATCCTGCAGGAACAGCTGAAGGTAATCAAAAAGGAGCTCGGTATCGAGAAAGATGATAAAGACGCTATCGGAGAAAAATACCGCGAGCGGATAAAGGATAAAGTTGTACCCAAGGCCGTTGCCGATGTCATTGAGGAGGAACTGACAAAGCTCAACTTTCTCGAAAGTCATAGCTCGGAGTTTAA TGTTACGAGGAATTATTTAGACTGGTTAACCACACTACCGTGGGGTGTAATGAGTGAGGAAAACTTGGACATCGATCAGGCGACCAAAATATTGGACGAAGATCACTACGGTATGGaggacatcaaaaaacgtattcTCGAGTTTATCGCCGTTAGTCAGCTGAAGGGAACGACACAAGGCAAAATCCTTTGCTTCTATGGTCCTCCGGGTGTGGGAAAAACCAGTATAGCCCGATCAATCGCGAAAGCTCTGAACAGGGAGTACTTCCGGTTTAGTGTGGGCGGTATGACGGATGTGGCAGAAATTAAGGGACACCGCCGGACATACGTCGGTGCTATGCCGGGCAAATTGAtacaatgtttgaaaaaaactaAGACCGAAAATCCTTTAGTTTTGATCGACGAGGTGGACAAAATCGGAAG GGGATACCAGGGTGATCCCAGTTCTGCATTGCTCGAGTTGCTCGATCCGgaacaaaatgtaaatttcttGGATCACTATCTGGACGTGCCAGTCGACCTATCGAAGGTTCTATTCATCTGCACGGCGAATGTAATTGACACGATACCCGAGCCCCTGCGCGATCGAATGGAAATGATTGATATGTCAg GATATGTTGCCGAAGAAAAGCTAGCCATTGCCAAACAGTACCTCATTCCGCAAGCGATGAGAGACAGTGGAGTCGAAGATAAGCACATCAACATAACCGACGATGCGTTGAATGTGCTGATCAGAAGTTACTGCCGTGAATCGGGAGTACGCAACTTGCAAAAGCAAGTTGAGAAGATCGTACGCAAAGTAGCCTTCAAGGTCGTGCGAAAGGAGGCTGAGTTTACTGAAGTTTCCGGTGGCAATCTGAGCGATTTGCTCGGAAAACCCATATTTACACATGATCGTATGTATGACATTACACCACCGGGAGTGGTAATGGGTCTCGCATGGACTGCTATGGGTGGCTCGGCTTTGTACATTGAAACGGCGAAGCGTAAGCATTTAGAGCCGGCGGACGGTGTCGACTCCAAGCCGGTGCCCAGCGACGGCACCCTCGAATTGACCGGCCATCTCGGTGACGTAATGAAGGAATCAGCACGGATATCGCTGACGGTCGCCCGAAACTTCATCAAGCAGACCGATCCGTCGAATAATTTCCTCGAGTGTAGCCATCTGCATCTGCATGTCCCCGAGGGAGCCACTCCGAAGGATGGTCCAAGTGCGGGCGTAACCATTGTGACTGCACTGCTTTCGTTAGCCAAGAGTCAACCGATACGGCAAAATGTAGCTATGACTGGAGAAGTTTCACTCATGGGAAAAGTACTACCTGTTGGAGGAATCAAGGAAAAGACGATCGCTGCCAAACGAAGCGGTGTGAACTGCATCATCCTACCGGAGGACAATAAGAAAGATTTCACCGACCTACCAGCGTTCATTACTGAAGGCTTAGAGGTACACTATGCTACCACGTATGCGGATGTGTATCGAATTGTGTTCCCTGAAAGCTAA
- the LOC131272342 gene encoding large ribosomal subunit protein uL2m, whose amino-acid sequence MANLAKLFQRLSIATLTRDVRHTCIRPISLESLEIYLNKPKPGGGKSFRRIVHYPTEYTVEPLRVTNLAGRDPETGRLIAKGIGGGIKHKYHWIKWVRDGPLEGPPQVEKVIDVIDDGCRTAKVALVAVGNEMKYILATENMQAGDLIKTSRFIPRIPVRANEGDAYPLGALQVGTLIHCLEKYPGQPCHLIHAAGSYGTILRKFGDLVVVQLPSKQEFAFQQTCMATVGRVSNIAHSKTPIGSAQKNRELGNRPRSGLWHRKDGRHGRKVRRLPPMRVIPPPAEKAAEPLKLTLKV is encoded by the exons ATGGCCAATTTGGctaagttgtttcaacgtttATCGATAGCTACGCTGACCAGAGATGTGCGCCATACGTGTATCCGTcccatatcgttggaaagctTGGAAATATAcctaaacaaaccgaaacccgGAGGCGGAAAATCCTTCCGGCGTATTGTACATTACCCCACGGAGTACACGGTGGAACCGCTTCGTGTGACAAACTTGGCCGGTCGAGATCCCGAGACGGGTCGCTTGATAGCGAAGGGTATCGGAGGCGGTATTAAACATAAGTACCACTGGATAAAATGGGTCCGGGATGGCCCTCTGGAAGGCCCACCCCAGGTTGAAAAGGTGATCGACGTTATTGACGACGGCTGCCGTACGGCAAAGGTAGCCCTCGTTGCGGTCGGAAATGAGATGAAATATATTCTTGCGACGGAAAATATGCAAGCTGGTGACCTTATAAAAACATCTCGTTTTATTCCACGTATTCCTG TCCGGGCTAACGAGGGGGACGCCTACCCGTTGGGTGCGCTGCAGGTTGGCACACTGATAcattgtttggaaaaatacCCCGGACAACCCTGCCATCTGATCCATGCTGCCGGTTCTTATGGGACGATTTTGCGCAAATTCGGCGATTTGGTCGTCGTTCAATTGCCGTCGAAGCAAGAGTTTGCGTTCCAGCAGACATGTATGGCCACCGTTGGTCGCGTCTCTAACATCGCGCACAGTAAAACGCCGATCGGTTCGGCACAGAAGAACCGTGAGCTAGGAAATCGTCCACGCTCCGGATTGTGGCATCGTAAGGACGGCCGACACGGTCGTAAGGTACGCCGCCTTCCTCCGATGCGTGTAATTCCGCCGCCAGCCGAGAAAGCCGCCGAACCGTTGAAATTAACCCTCAAAGTGTAG
- the LOC131272782 gene encoding gamma-glutamylcyclotransferase-like isoform X1, translating to MQSYRTFGVFIVVGFLSASLAEMSAVTGTFYYFAFGSNLLAKRIHIQNPTAVRKGYGYLKDYSLDFFHYAARWRGAPATIVEQKGEEVWGAIWEIDNSNLADLDRQEGVHNSVYKPLTLPVVLPGGDTLECRVYQLVKNPCCLAPDADRPYERQPSKTYMNIIINGAKETGLPEDYIALLKRIKHNGNTGDPQLSMELEKPIEE from the exons ATGCA GTCATACCGCACATTTGGGGTATTTATTGTAGTGG GTTTCTTATCCGCATCCTTGGCCGAAATGTCCGCGGTTACTGGAACCTTCTATTACTTTGCGTTTGGGAGCAACCTTTTAGCAAAGCGGATACATATTCAAAATCCGACTGCCGTGCGCAAAGGATATGGGTATTTAAAA GACTACAGTTTGGATTTTTTCCACTATGCCGCTCGTTGGAGAGGAGCTCCGGCAACAATCGTAGAACAAAAAGGGGAAGAGGTGTGGGGAGCGATATGGGAAATCGACAACAGCAATCTAGCTGATTTAGACCGACAGGAAGGCGTACATAACAGCGTTTATAAACCGCTAACCTTACCCGTCGTGTTGCCCGGCGGTGACACGCTAGAATGTCGAGTTTATCAACTCGTAAAAAATCCGTGCTGCCTGGCACCGGATGCTGATCGTCCGTACGAAAGGCAGCCCTCGAAAACGTACATGAACATTATAATCAATGGGGCAAAAGAGACAGGTCTTCCAGAGGACTATATTGCACTGTTGAAGCGAATTAAACACAATGGTAACACCGGTGATCCACAGTTATCGATGGAACTAGAAAAACCTATCGAAGAGTGA
- the LOC131272782 gene encoding gamma-glutamylcyclotransferase-like isoform X2: MSAVTGTFYYFAFGSNLLAKRIHIQNPTAVRKGYGYLKDYSLDFFHYAARWRGAPATIVEQKGEEVWGAIWEIDNSNLADLDRQEGVHNSVYKPLTLPVVLPGGDTLECRVYQLVKNPCCLAPDADRPYERQPSKTYMNIIINGAKETGLPEDYIALLKRIKHNGNTGDPQLSMELEKPIEE; this comes from the exons ATGTCCGCGGTTACTGGAACCTTCTATTACTTTGCGTTTGGGAGCAACCTTTTAGCAAAGCGGATACATATTCAAAATCCGACTGCCGTGCGCAAAGGATATGGGTATTTAAAA GACTACAGTTTGGATTTTTTCCACTATGCCGCTCGTTGGAGAGGAGCTCCGGCAACAATCGTAGAACAAAAAGGGGAAGAGGTGTGGGGAGCGATATGGGAAATCGACAACAGCAATCTAGCTGATTTAGACCGACAGGAAGGCGTACATAACAGCGTTTATAAACCGCTAACCTTACCCGTCGTGTTGCCCGGCGGTGACACGCTAGAATGTCGAGTTTATCAACTCGTAAAAAATCCGTGCTGCCTGGCACCGGATGCTGATCGTCCGTACGAAAGGCAGCCCTCGAAAACGTACATGAACATTATAATCAATGGGGCAAAAGAGACAGGTCTTCCAGAGGACTATATTGCACTGTTGAAGCGAATTAAACACAATGGTAACACCGGTGATCCACAGTTATCGATGGAACTAGAAAAACCTATCGAAGAGTGA